In Neorhizobium sp. NCHU2750, a single genomic region encodes these proteins:
- a CDS encoding creatininase family protein codes for MSKPFYWNELNTHDFAGLIPEKTIAILPIASTEQHGPHLPIATDVAIANGMLAELKNQRPDDLDFLVLPTQEIGKANEHVYGPGTLSFGPEILIPAWTAIGAKVAEAGLRKMVIVNSHGGNLDIMSIVARELRVRHRMAVVATQWARFGSPEGMISEHEQKFGIHGGEVETSLMLHFRPELVHMEKAEDFRSRAEWMKSQSKYLQPLPPHSLAWIAHDLNPNGVVGNAAAGTAEKGKAICRHQVACFVELLRDLTAYSLDNLYVK; via the coding sequence ATGAGCAAGCCGTTTTACTGGAATGAACTCAACACCCATGATTTCGCCGGGCTTATCCCCGAAAAGACCATCGCGATCCTGCCGATTGCCTCCACCGAGCAGCACGGGCCGCACCTTCCGATCGCAACCGACGTCGCCATTGCCAACGGCATGCTCGCCGAACTGAAGAACCAGCGGCCGGACGATCTCGACTTCCTGGTGCTGCCGACGCAGGAAATCGGCAAGGCCAACGAACATGTCTATGGCCCCGGCACGCTCTCCTTCGGCCCGGAGATCCTCATTCCGGCATGGACCGCAATCGGCGCCAAGGTGGCCGAGGCGGGCCTGCGTAAGATGGTGATCGTCAATTCCCATGGCGGCAATCTCGACATCATGAGCATCGTCGCCCGCGAATTGCGGGTACGCCACAGGATGGCCGTCGTCGCCACCCAATGGGCCCGTTTCGGCAGTCCCGAAGGCATGATCTCCGAGCACGAACAGAAATTCGGCATCCATGGCGGCGAGGTCGAAACCTCCCTGATGCTGCATTTCCGCCCGGAACTGGTGCATATGGAAAAGGCAGAGGACTTCAGGTCCAGGGCCGAATGGATGAAGAGCCAGTCGAAATATCTTCAACCGCTGCCGCCCCATTCGCTCGCCTGGATCGCCCATGACCTCAACCCGAACGGCGTCGTCGGCAATGCGGCGGCAGGCACGGCGGAAAAGGGCAAGGCCATCTGCCGCCATCAGGTCGCCTGCTTCGTCGAATTGCTGCGCGACCTCACGGCCTATTCGCTCGACAATCTTTATGTGAAATAG
- a CDS encoding LysR family transcriptional regulator encodes MLHSRKLHYIDEIARCGSIRKAAARLNVASSAINRQILALEEELGAPIFERMPRGLKLTAAGELCIEHIREVLKTYERMESRIRGLKMPQAGKVSLVATVGLAAGPLPEIIARFIAQHPRVHVHLRNDGPSTTLSPVLAGEVDIGLGFNIPATPGIRTLANFDIPIGAVMPPGHRLAGEGPIDLADVAQEPLVLAQTGTSLRTVINLAFAPLSVAVQPVVESNASDMLKQLVKLGTGLTLLNPLDVLPECRRGELVFRPLAGPHPRHQPMKLFARSRSTLDTATSLFIEFLLAELVELVAELEAKGHVPLQRQAERHENERHDNARAEVGA; translated from the coding sequence ATGTTGCATTCGCGCAAACTGCACTATATCGACGAGATCGCCCGCTGCGGGTCGATCCGCAAGGCGGCTGCGAGGCTCAACGTCGCTTCCTCGGCGATCAACCGGCAGATCCTGGCGCTGGAGGAGGAGCTGGGGGCGCCGATCTTCGAGCGCATGCCGCGTGGCCTGAAGCTGACGGCCGCGGGCGAATTGTGCATCGAACATATCCGCGAGGTCTTGAAAACCTACGAGCGGATGGAATCGCGTATCCGCGGGCTGAAAATGCCGCAGGCGGGCAAGGTTTCGCTGGTAGCGACCGTCGGGCTTGCCGCCGGGCCGCTGCCGGAAATCATCGCCCGCTTTATCGCCCAGCACCCGCGGGTGCATGTGCATCTACGCAATGACGGCCCGTCGACGACGCTGTCTCCGGTACTGGCGGGCGAGGTGGATATCGGCCTCGGCTTCAATATTCCGGCAACGCCCGGTATCCGCACGCTTGCCAATTTCGACATTCCGATCGGGGCCGTTATGCCGCCGGGGCACCGGCTGGCAGGGGAGGGGCCGATCGATCTGGCGGATGTGGCGCAGGAACCGCTGGTGCTGGCCCAGACGGGCACCAGCCTGCGCACCGTCATTAACCTGGCATTCGCGCCGCTTTCGGTCGCGGTCCAGCCGGTGGTCGAGAGCAATGCCTCGGACATGCTGAAGCAGCTGGTCAAGCTCGGCACCGGCCTGACGCTGCTCAACCCGCTCGACGTCCTGCCGGAATGCCGGCGGGGCGAGCTTGTCTTCCGGCCGCTTGCCGGCCCGCATCCGCGCCACCAGCCGATGAAGCTTTTTGCCCGGTCGCGTTCGACGCTCGATACGGCAACCAGCCTGTTCATCGAATTCCTGCTGGCCGAACTGGTGGAACTGGTGGCGGAACTGGAGGCCAAGGGCCATGTACCGCTTCAGCGGCAGGCAGAGCGCCATGAAAACGAGCGCCATGACAACGCGCGGGCCGAGGTCGGCGCATGA
- a CDS encoding ABC transporter substrate-binding protein, with protein sequence MSNPLTMKSFLTAFGLSAAAIAAQPAFALDQVTYGTNWLAQAEHGGFYQAVADGTYKKYGLDVKIVQGGPNAANRALLIAGKVDFYMGGQLGDMDARKEGIPLVSVASIFQKDPQVLMAHPDAGIDKFEDMTKLTTIFMGQEGFSTYFEWMKKHYPGFKEDQYKPYTFNPAPFIADKKSAQQGYLTSEPYEIEKQAGWKPKVFLLADAGFAPYSTMITAMQKTVDEKPDMVQRFVDASLEGWYNYLYGDNKAANDLIKKDNPEMTDGQIAFSIAKMKEYGILESGEAATKGIGCITDERYKKFFDEMVSIGVEPKDLDYKAAYTTKFVCKGVGMALKK encoded by the coding sequence ATGTCCAATCCATTGACGATGAAGAGCTTTCTGACGGCGTTCGGCCTGTCTGCCGCCGCAATCGCCGCTCAACCGGCATTCGCTCTCGATCAAGTGACCTACGGCACCAACTGGCTGGCCCAGGCGGAGCATGGCGGCTTCTACCAGGCCGTAGCCGACGGCACCTACAAGAAATACGGCCTCGACGTGAAGATCGTCCAGGGTGGCCCGAACGCCGCCAACCGCGCGCTGCTGATCGCCGGCAAGGTCGATTTCTACATGGGCGGGCAGTTGGGCGACATGGATGCCCGCAAGGAAGGCATTCCGCTGGTCAGCGTCGCCTCGATCTTCCAGAAAGACCCGCAGGTGCTGATGGCACATCCCGATGCCGGCATCGACAAGTTCGAGGATATGACCAAGCTGACCACGATATTCATGGGCCAGGAAGGTTTCTCGACCTATTTCGAATGGATGAAGAAGCACTATCCGGGCTTCAAGGAAGACCAGTACAAGCCCTATACCTTCAACCCCGCCCCTTTCATCGCCGACAAGAAATCCGCCCAGCAGGGTTACCTCACCTCCGAACCCTATGAAATCGAGAAACAGGCCGGCTGGAAACCGAAGGTCTTCCTTCTGGCCGATGCCGGCTTCGCCCCCTATTCGACGATGATCACCGCCATGCAGAAGACCGTCGACGAGAAGCCGGACATGGTCCAGCGCTTCGTCGATGCCTCGCTGGAAGGCTGGTACAACTACCTCTACGGTGACAACAAGGCCGCCAACGATCTGATCAAGAAGGATAATCCGGAAATGACGGATGGCCAGATCGCCTTCTCCATCGCCAAGATGAAGGAATACGGCATTCTGGAATCGGGCGAAGCTGCCACCAAGGGCATCGGCTGCATTACCGACGAGCGCTACAAGAAATTCTTCGACGAGATGGTCTCGATCGGCGTCGAGCCGAAGGACCTCGACTACAAGGCGGCTTACACCACCAAGTTCGTCTGCAAGGGCGTGGGCATGGCACTGAAGAAGTAG
- a CDS encoding ABC transporter ATP-binding protein, with protein sequence MTPSPDPPASSSEARKRPLVAMRGISKQFSNGTVALTDMSLTVENGEFVSLLGPSGCGKSTALRIIAGLGGASSGTIDWPSSRINSKGLPDGDISFVFQEPTLMPWQTVFGNVHLPLKLRGISRAAARDEIFKALETVGLKDFAESYPRELSGGMKMRVSIARALVTRPKLLLMDEPFAALDEITRQKLNDDVLKLWKDTGITVVFVTHSVFESAYLSNRIVVMKARPGRVHADFPLVTSMERDAHYRTSEDYRQACEKVSNMLIEAIGGEEH encoded by the coding sequence ATGACACCGTCGCCCGATCCGCCAGCCTCCTCTTCCGAAGCCCGCAAGCGGCCGCTGGTTGCCATGCGCGGCATCTCCAAACAGTTCTCCAACGGCACCGTTGCACTCACCGATATGTCGCTGACGGTCGAGAATGGCGAATTCGTCAGCCTGCTCGGTCCCTCCGGCTGCGGCAAGTCGACGGCGCTGCGCATCATCGCCGGCCTCGGCGGCGCCTCTTCCGGCACGATCGACTGGCCGAGCTCGCGCATCAACTCCAAGGGCCTGCCCGACGGCGATATCTCCTTCGTCTTCCAGGAACCGACGCTGATGCCCTGGCAAACCGTGTTCGGCAATGTCCACCTGCCCTTGAAGCTGCGCGGCATCTCCAGGGCCGCCGCCCGCGACGAGATCTTCAAGGCGCTGGAGACGGTCGGCCTCAAGGACTTCGCCGAGTCCTATCCGCGCGAACTCTCCGGCGGCATGAAGATGCGCGTCTCGATCGCCCGCGCGCTGGTGACCAGGCCGAAACTGCTGTTGATGGATGAACCCTTCGCGGCCCTGGATGAGATCACTCGTCAAAAACTCAACGACGATGTTCTGAAGCTCTGGAAGGACACCGGTATCACCGTCGTCTTCGTAACCCATTCGGTGTTCGAAAGCGCCTATCTGTCGAACCGCATCGTGGTCATGAAGGCACGCCCCGGCCGGGTTCATGCGGACTTTCCGCTCGTCACCTCGATGGAGCGCGACGCCCATTACCGCACCTCGGAAGATTACCGTCAGGCCTGCGAGAAGGTCTCCAACATGCTGATCGAAGCGATCGGCGGAGAGGAACATTGA
- a CDS encoding ABC transporter permease, protein MAGPVPFKTDILLRTLIPIAVVICLILIWQAIVSIYAIPQYILPGPAAVWASLTKDWGTLSPALLVTATITLQALALALIGGVGIAVFLVQSKWIELAFYPITVILQVTPVVAIAPLILIYAPTTQVALLICAFLVAFFPILSNMVQGLKSVDHNLLNLFDLYGASRWQTLIYLKLPASLPYFMTGLRIGGGLALIAAVVAEFAAGSAGAGSGLAFRLLEAQYRLNIPRLFAALVLLSLLGVVIFCITSFISWFFLHRWHESSLKREN, encoded by the coding sequence ATGGCCGGCCCAGTGCCTTTCAAGACCGATATCCTTCTGCGCACGCTGATCCCGATCGCGGTCGTCATCTGTCTCATCCTCATCTGGCAGGCGATCGTCTCGATCTATGCAATCCCGCAATATATCCTGCCCGGCCCGGCCGCCGTCTGGGCTTCGCTCACCAAAGACTGGGGCACGCTCTCGCCGGCTTTGCTGGTGACGGCAACGATCACGCTCCAGGCGCTGGCATTGGCGCTGATCGGCGGCGTCGGCATCGCCGTCTTTCTCGTCCAGTCGAAATGGATCGAACTCGCCTTCTACCCGATCACCGTCATCCTGCAGGTGACGCCGGTCGTGGCCATTGCGCCGCTAATCCTCATCTATGCCCCGACGACCCAGGTGGCACTTTTGATCTGCGCCTTCCTCGTTGCCTTCTTCCCGATCCTGTCCAACATGGTGCAGGGCCTCAAAAGCGTCGATCATAATCTCCTGAACCTGTTCGACCTCTATGGCGCCTCCCGCTGGCAGACGCTGATCTACCTGAAACTGCCCGCCTCGCTGCCCTATTTCATGACCGGCTTGCGGATCGGCGGCGGGCTGGCGCTGATCGCCGCCGTCGTCGCCGAGTTTGCGGCAGGTTCCGCCGGCGCCGGCTCAGGCCTCGCCTTCCGGCTGCTCGAAGCGCAATACCGTCTCAACATACCCCGCCTGTTTGCAGCGCTTGTCCTGTTGTCGCTGCTCGGCGTCGTCATCTTCTGCATCACCTCCTTCATCTCCTGGTTCTTCCTGCACCGCTGGCACGAGAGCAGCCTGAAGAGGGAAAACTGA
- a CDS encoding cytosine deaminase, producing MANEFMSLPEADRFALTNVTLPAVCVEGFDAPQHQGLISVDLVIADGRIEAILPASTAPADLPYADLRDGMVFPCFIDMHTHLDKGHFWDRRPNPDGTFMGALENVRADRMANWSAEDMRARMEFALKSAYAHGTKLIRTHLDSIPPQPDISFPLFSEIREEWKGRIELQAVALLPLESVLDEAIFAPIVATAKRHGGLLGGATRLLPDFDRILETHFRAAADNGLDIDLHVDETEEREVLTLEAIADTKLRLGFEGSVTVGHCCSLARQDDDTAKRVIDKVAKAGISVVSLPMCNMYLQDRHEGRTPRWRGVTLFKELAAAGVQTAVASDNTRDPFYAYGDLDGVEVLREAIRILHLDHPLDEAARVVTTSPANILGRPDIGRIAVRLPADLVLFSARRWSEFLSRPQADRIVMRNGKGIDRRLPDYRDLDPILEK from the coding sequence ATGGCCAATGAATTCATGTCCCTGCCCGAGGCAGACCGCTTCGCTCTGACCAATGTGACGCTACCGGCCGTCTGCGTCGAAGGCTTCGATGCGCCCCAGCATCAGGGCCTGATCTCCGTCGATCTCGTCATCGCCGACGGCAGGATCGAGGCGATCCTGCCCGCCAGCACCGCGCCCGCCGACCTTCCCTATGCGGATCTCCGCGATGGCATGGTCTTCCCCTGTTTCATCGATATGCATACCCATCTCGACAAGGGTCACTTCTGGGACCGCCGGCCGAACCCGGACGGCACCTTCATGGGCGCGCTGGAAAATGTCCGCGCCGATCGCATGGCCAACTGGTCGGCGGAAGACATGCGCGCCCGCATGGAATTTGCCCTGAAGAGCGCCTATGCCCACGGCACCAAACTGATCCGAACCCATCTCGACAGTATCCCGCCGCAACCGGACATTTCCTTCCCGCTGTTTTCCGAGATCAGGGAAGAATGGAAGGGCCGCATCGAACTGCAGGCGGTCGCCCTTCTGCCGCTCGAAAGCGTGCTCGATGAGGCGATCTTCGCCCCGATCGTCGCCACCGCGAAACGGCACGGCGGGCTGCTCGGCGGTGCCACCCGCCTCCTGCCGGATTTCGATCGCATCCTCGAAACCCATTTCCGTGCCGCAGCCGATAACGGTCTCGATATCGACCTGCATGTCGACGAGACCGAGGAGCGCGAAGTCCTGACGCTCGAAGCCATCGCCGATACCAAGCTGCGCCTCGGCTTCGAGGGTTCGGTCACCGTCGGCCATTGCTGCTCGCTCGCCAGACAGGACGACGACACGGCAAAACGCGTCATCGACAAGGTCGCCAAGGCCGGCATCTCGGTCGTCTCGCTGCCCATGTGCAACATGTATCTGCAGGACCGCCACGAGGGCCGCACGCCGCGCTGGCGCGGGGTAACACTGTTCAAGGAGCTCGCGGCCGCCGGTGTTCAGACCGCCGTCGCCTCCGACAATACCCGCGACCCCTTCTATGCCTATGGCGATCTCGATGGTGTCGAGGTGCTGCGCGAGGCAATCCGCATCCTGCATCTCGATCATCCGCTGGATGAGGCCGCGCGCGTCGTCACCACCTCGCCGGCAAACATTCTCGGCCGGCCGGATATCGGCCGCATCGCGGTGCGCTTGCCTGCCGATCTCGTCCTCTTCAGCGCCCGCCGCTGGAGCGAATTCCTCTCCCGTCCGCAGGCCGACCGCATCGTGATGCGGAATGGCAAGGGCATCGACCGTCGCCTGCCGGATTACCGTGACCTGGACCCGATTTTGGAAAAGTGA
- a CDS encoding FAD-binding oxidoreductase — protein MPDYEQIKKDLEGIALEDNPALVRQKSRDFYWYSPVLKRQLDTVAADLVVSPKTEEEVIRTLKVAYAHGVPVTPRGAGTGNYGQAMPLSGGIVLNLINMNRVKEIHPGRVIAEPGIVIAELDRQTKAHSGQELRFHPSTAQTATIGGFIAGGSGGVGSIHWGGLRDLGNILRLRVVTMEAEPKVLELTAWDLQKVTHAYGTNGIIVEVEMPLAPAYDWVDVLVGFDDFMDAVRFGDAVAHKNGILVKEIAPIAAPIPYDYFPRHKPFIRHRDQSICVFMVAPHSMDAFAAFAERQKAEMLFRSDKVESMKGIPHAYELAWNHTTLRALKVDPGFTYLQVQYPGPDHVAKVQTMTEIFGDEVPGHLEFLKFDGRIQCSGLPLVRFTTEERLEEIIKIHQDNGCPIFNPHRYTLEEGGMKQTDVVQLGFKKETDPKGLLNPGKMIAWENPDFDFSTGENYLFPGLASAGG, from the coding sequence ATGCCGGATTACGAACAGATCAAGAAGGATCTCGAAGGCATCGCGCTGGAGGATAACCCGGCCCTGGTGCGCCAGAAGAGCCGCGACTTCTACTGGTACTCGCCGGTCCTCAAGCGCCAGCTCGACACGGTGGCGGCCGATCTCGTCGTCTCGCCGAAAACCGAGGAAGAGGTGATCCGCACGTTGAAGGTCGCCTATGCCCATGGCGTGCCCGTCACCCCGCGCGGCGCCGGCACCGGCAATTACGGCCAGGCCATGCCGCTCTCCGGCGGCATCGTCTTGAACCTCATCAACATGAACAGGGTCAAGGAGATCCATCCCGGCCGCGTCATCGCCGAGCCGGGCATCGTCATTGCCGAACTCGACCGCCAGACCAAGGCTCATTCCGGCCAGGAACTGCGCTTCCATCCGTCCACCGCCCAAACGGCGACGATCGGCGGCTTCATCGCCGGCGGTTCCGGCGGCGTCGGCTCGATCCACTGGGGCGGATTGCGCGATCTCGGCAACATCCTGCGCCTGCGCGTCGTCACCATGGAGGCCGAGCCGAAGGTTCTCGAACTCACCGCCTGGGACCTGCAGAAGGTGACCCACGCCTATGGCACCAACGGCATCATCGTCGAGGTCGAAATGCCGCTCGCGCCTGCCTATGACTGGGTCGATGTGCTGGTCGGCTTCGACGACTTCATGGATGCGGTCCGCTTCGGCGATGCCGTCGCCCACAAGAACGGCATCCTCGTCAAGGAAATCGCCCCGATCGCGGCCCCGATCCCTTACGACTATTTCCCCCGCCACAAGCCCTTCATCCGCCACCGCGACCAGTCGATCTGCGTCTTCATGGTCGCGCCGCATTCCATGGACGCCTTTGCAGCCTTCGCTGAACGCCAGAAGGCCGAAATGCTGTTCCGCTCCGACAAGGTGGAAAGCATGAAGGGCATTCCGCATGCCTATGAACTCGCCTGGAACCACACGACGCTGCGCGCCCTCAAGGTCGATCCGGGCTTCACCTATCTTCAGGTCCAGTATCCGGGGCCTGATCACGTGGCCAAGGTGCAGACGATGACCGAGATCTTCGGCGACGAAGTGCCGGGCCATCTCGAATTCCTGAAATTCGACGGCCGCATCCAGTGCTCCGGCCTGCCGCTCGTCCGTTTTACCACCGAGGAGCGGCTGGAAGAAATCATAAAAATCCATCAGGACAATGGCTGCCCGATCTTCAATCCGCATCGCTATACGCTGGAGGAAGGTGGCATGAAGCAGACCGATGTGGTGCAGCTAGGCTTCAAGAAAGAGACCGACCCGAAGGGCCTGCTCAACCCCGGCAAGATGATCGCCTGGGAAAACCCGGATTTCGATTTTTCCACCGGCGAGAACTATCTCTTCCCCGGCCTCGCATCGGCAGGTGGATGA
- a CDS encoding NAD(P)H-dependent oxidoreductase: protein MKVLLLHAHPVEESFGAALHVETRETLRKAGHEVDDCDLYAENFNPILSREERLGYHTVPDNIEPVRSYVERLRATEALVIVTPVWNFGWPAMLKGYFDRVWLPGVTFDMEGGDRGRLTRKLTNIRKLAVVTTYGGNRLRAILAGDPPRKLATRVLRATINPARGVTYLAHYDMNNCTEKTRAAFLAKVRREMEAF, encoded by the coding sequence ATGAAGGTCCTGCTCCTCCACGCCCACCCGGTCGAAGAAAGCTTTGGCGCCGCCCTTCACGTCGAAACCCGCGAAACGCTGAGAAAAGCCGGGCATGAGGTGGATGACTGCGACCTCTATGCCGAGAACTTCAACCCGATCCTGTCGCGCGAGGAACGCCTCGGCTACCATACGGTGCCTGACAATATCGAGCCGGTGCGCTCCTATGTCGAAAGGCTGAGGGCAACCGAGGCACTCGTCATCGTCACGCCGGTGTGGAATTTCGGCTGGCCGGCCATGCTGAAAGGCTATTTCGACCGTGTCTGGCTGCCCGGCGTCACCTTCGACATGGAAGGCGGCGACCGCGGCAGACTGACCCGCAAGCTGACCAACATCAGGAAGCTCGCTGTGGTGACGACCTATGGCGGCAACCGGCTGAGGGCAATTCTGGCCGGCGACCCGCCCCGCAAGCTCGCCACCCGCGTGCTGAGAGCCACCATCAACCCCGCCCGCGGCGTCACCTATCTCGCCCATTACGACATGAACAACTGCACGGAAAAGACCCGTGCCGCCTTCCTGGCCAAGGTTCGCCGGGAGATGGAGGCGTTCTGA
- a CDS encoding low temperature requirement protein A — MTDAPQSPFRLVRPQNPRDPHEKHRVATPLELLFDLVTVIAVASAAVGLHHSIAEAHALQGLITFAMAFFAIWWAWMNFTWFSSAYDNDDVVYRLLTMLAMAGSLTISAGIPALFTEAPDFTLVIVGYSVMRLAMIAFWLRAAYHDPKCRATALGYAAGIFICQLVWITFAALQPLTSGLSYAFFAVGVVLELSVPAIAERLSVHTSWHPHHIVERYGLLNIIVLGETLLSGSMALRQTTEHFDITLIDTAISALVIVFAMWWAYFSRDEQHGSDQLSRSLQWGYGHYLTFASGAATGAGFAVVVDIATHHAHVPMTVGNYAVAIPVAVYLLSLWLVRERFASSGIRQFILPAFGLLALLAPVTGLDLKGIAAAIVLGVIIRNTVQTAEKSPHH; from the coding sequence ATGACCGACGCCCCTCAATCGCCGTTTAGACTTGTCCGCCCGCAAAATCCGCGCGATCCGCATGAAAAGCATCGTGTCGCGACGCCGCTCGAACTGCTCTTCGATCTCGTCACCGTCATCGCCGTGGCATCGGCCGCCGTCGGCCTGCATCACTCCATTGCCGAGGCCCACGCTCTGCAGGGCCTGATCACTTTCGCCATGGCCTTCTTCGCCATCTGGTGGGCCTGGATGAATTTCACCTGGTTCTCCTCGGCCTATGACAATGACGATGTCGTCTACAGGCTGCTGACAATGCTCGCCATGGCCGGCTCGCTGACGATTTCGGCCGGAATTCCAGCACTCTTCACCGAAGCGCCCGACTTCACGCTTGTCATCGTCGGCTATTCGGTGATGCGTCTGGCGATGATCGCCTTCTGGCTGCGCGCGGCCTATCATGATCCGAAATGCCGGGCGACGGCGCTGGGCTACGCTGCCGGCATTTTCATATGCCAGCTCGTTTGGATCACTTTTGCGGCCCTGCAGCCGCTGACATCGGGCCTTTCCTACGCCTTCTTTGCCGTGGGCGTGGTCTTGGAACTCTCCGTCCCGGCGATCGCCGAAAGGCTCAGCGTCCATACAAGCTGGCATCCCCATCACATCGTAGAGCGCTACGGCCTCCTGAACATCATCGTGCTGGGCGAGACCCTGCTCTCCGGCTCCATGGCCCTGCGCCAGACGACGGAGCATTTCGACATAACCCTCATCGATACGGCAATCTCCGCGCTGGTGATCGTCTTCGCCATGTGGTGGGCCTATTTCTCGCGTGACGAACAGCACGGTTCCGATCAACTGAGCCGCTCGCTGCAATGGGGCTATGGCCACTACCTGACCTTCGCCTCGGGTGCCGCAACCGGTGCCGGCTTCGCCGTCGTGGTCGATATCGCCACCCATCATGCGCATGTCCCGATGACGGTCGGCAACTATGCCGTCGCCATCCCGGTCGCGGTCTATCTGCTGAGCCTCTGGCTTGTGCGCGAGCGCTTTGCCTCTTCCGGCATTCGGCAATTCATCCTTCCGGCCTTTGGCCTTCTGGCTCTCCTCGCACCGGTGACCGGGCTCGACCTCAAGGGAATTGCGGCAGCGATCGTTCTCGGCGTGATCATCCGGAATACAGTCCAGACCGCAGAGAAATCACCACACCACTGA
- a CDS encoding DUF3422 family protein, with the protein MSKRSFSFPVADVRARALGEIHARPYTLLPLPRVIFQLAFLTDENIAADHAILAQLSLGQGVPAPSPETSHHMMAWGNGTLRWERHTEFSTYFWDTPAPATYGAEIPVNPFGASFSAPGPFISGVRIEMRSANEDLSDVTARFDPTSLCQSMVADGHATLITDFRQDGDGLTKFLVIDHGMNDAARGMLAQRILDIETYRTLAMMGLPLAQSLSPEIRDIEARFTAITQRMKLHARDEADQMLSEITTLAAELEANAALSLYRFGASRAYNNIVLDRVAMLAEKALPGNETLGAFLNRRLAPAMRTCQSVEERQGNLSRKLTRATALLRSWIDVHLQKFNTEILASMDKRAHLQLRLQQTVEGLSVAAISYYVIGLVGYLAKLTHYTGIELAPETVTGAAVPVVVLAMWLLVRHIRNKHSD; encoded by the coding sequence ATGTCGAAGCGCAGTTTTTCGTTTCCGGTCGCAGATGTCAGGGCGCGTGCGCTCGGTGAAATCCATGCGCGGCCCTATACGCTTCTGCCGCTGCCGCGCGTCATTTTCCAGCTGGCTTTCCTGACCGACGAGAATATCGCGGCCGACCATGCCATTCTCGCCCAGCTTTCGCTGGGGCAGGGCGTGCCGGCGCCTTCGCCCGAGACCAGCCATCACATGATGGCCTGGGGCAATGGCACTCTGCGCTGGGAGAGGCATACCGAGTTCTCGACCTATTTCTGGGATACGCCGGCGCCGGCCACCTATGGAGCGGAGATTCCGGTCAATCCGTTCGGAGCGAGCTTTTCCGCCCCCGGCCCGTTCATCTCGGGTGTGCGGATCGAGATGAGGTCGGCCAATGAGGACCTGTCGGATGTGACGGCCCGGTTCGATCCGACCAGCCTCTGTCAAAGCATGGTGGCGGACGGCCACGCGACGCTGATCACCGACTTTCGTCAGGATGGCGACGGGCTGACGAAATTTCTGGTGATCGATCACGGTATGAACGATGCGGCACGCGGCATGCTGGCCCAGCGTATTCTCGATATCGAGACCTACCGGACGCTGGCGATGATGGGACTGCCGCTGGCGCAGAGCCTTTCACCGGAAATCCGCGATATCGAAGCCCGATTTACCGCGATCACCCAGCGGATGAAGCTGCATGCCCGCGACGAAGCGGACCAGATGCTGTCGGAAATCACCACGCTTGCCGCCGAACTGGAAGCGAACGCGGCGCTCAGCCTCTATCGCTTCGGCGCCAGCCGCGCCTATAACAATATCGTTCTCGACCGTGTGGCGATGCTGGCGGAGAAGGCATTGCCGGGCAACGAGACGCTCGGCGCCTTCCTCAATCGGCGTCTGGCGCCGGCGATGCGCACCTGCCAGTCGGTGGAAGAGCGGCAGGGCAACCTGTCGCGCAAGCTGACCCGTGCAACGGCGCTATTGCGCAGCTGGATCGACGTCCATCTGCAGAAGTTCAACACGGAAATCCTCGCCTCGATGGACAAACGCGCCCATTTGCAGCTTCGCCTGCAGCAGACCGTCGAAGGTCTGTCGGTGGCGGCGATTTCCTATTACGTCATAGGGCTCGTCGGCTACCTGGCGAAGCTCACCCACTATACGGGGATCGAGCTTGCGCCGGAAACGGTAACCGGTGCCGCAGTGCCGGTTGTCGTGCTGGCCATGTGGCTGCTGGTCCGGCATATCCGCAACAAGCACAGCGATTGA